A genome region from Triticum aestivum cultivar Chinese Spring chromosome 2B, IWGSC CS RefSeq v2.1, whole genome shotgun sequence includes the following:
- the LOC123039167 gene encoding zinc finger protein AZF1-like, producing the protein MTPDDVSKNSPVPPPSLPPIDSWARGGRRSRRCRGSGSIRSVDSAESEEEYLALSLLMLARGKVEDGGVGGVKGMGMAPTKAQGYGCSVCGKIYASYQALGGHKKSHRKPPTLPAASAGGDEASGGAPVVAKMHQCLLCRRTFPSGPALGGHKRLHYEGGAAADGIGKDKEAAKAKAASLLRDFDQNLPASAVAGYEVESPSQGAKRVRLMLLAV; encoded by the coding sequence ATGACGCCCGACGACGTTTCCAAAAATTCGCCcgtgccgccgccgtccctgccgCCAATCGACTCGTGGGCTCGGGGAGGGCGTCGCTCCAGGCGCTGTCGCGGCAGCGGCAGCATCAGATCTGTCGACAGCGCCGAGTCCGAGGAGGAGTACCTAGCACTCTCTCTCCTCATGTTGGCACGCGGCAAGGTCGAGGACGGCGGCGTCGGAGGCGTCAAGGGCATGGGAATGGCGCCAACCAAGGCGCAGGGGTACGGGTGCTCCGTGTGCGGCAAGATCTATGCGTCCTACCAAGCACTGGGCGGCCACAAGAAGAGCCATAGGAAGCCGCCCACACTGCCAGCAGCATCGGCAGGCGGCGACGAGGCGTCCGGCGGCGCCCCCGTGGTGGCCAAGATGCACCAGTGCTTGCTCTGCCGCCGCACATTCCCGTCAGGGCCAGCGCTGGGCGGGCACAAGCGCCTGCACTACGAGGGTGGCGCCGCGGCTGACGGGATCGGCAAGGACAAGGAGGCTGCCAAGGCGAAGGCGGCGTCACTACTGAGGGACTTCGACCAGAACCTGCCAGCATCGGCGGTGGCCGGGTACGAGGTCGAGAGCCCATCTCAGGGTGCGAAGAGGGTGAGGTTGATGCTACTAGCAGTTTGA